GAGACAGAGTTGGCTGCCATTGAAGCGAAACTTCAGGCCTTGCAAGATTTCCGAGATCGGACAGGAGTCACAACAGTAGAGTACATCAAGTACTTCTACGAACATGTGTCTGATGGCCGTTTGAGAGAAGAACTTCGAAACCGTGTTGCCAAGCTGACTTGGGAACTTTACCAGTCACAATCTTTCCTCAAAGCAACCGACTTGAACAAGTTATTCCCAACTATTTACCAAACTAAGCTAGAAGTAGAAGAAGCTCTCAAAGAAGAACCCGTTTCTACAAAAGCTGGTAAGACTATTCTAGATACGGAAAAAGTAGATAGTCAAACTGCTAAGACCGCCATCTATGAATTCCTAAAAGAGCTCTACGGTGATTTTATGCCAGAAGAGCGGGTTAGCCATGTTAAGAAGGAAGAAGTGGATGCTCTTCTAACAAAAGCTGCCCAACTCCTAGCACGTGTCAAAGAAGATGGTGTCAAACAATCCCTAGCTGAAGAAGCAGCTAATATCAAAGCGGCTATTGAGAAGGAAAATGCAGACCTTGACGAAGCTAAAACACAACTTGAGGATCTTTTAAATCGTATTGCAGCGACTATCCAACGAGAGAAAAAAGAAGCAGAACAAGATCCACAAACGGTGATTATCTACCAAAAACTCTATAATGTCTTGCTCTCTCTTCACAAGTATTTAGAGGATAACAAAGGATCCGATGCTGACTTTGAACGTGTTGATGCCCTATTTGATCAACTTGCAGCCAAAAGCAGTGATAAAGAAGGTCTCCTCACTCTAGCTAAAGAAATCATTAGCTTGAACCAAGAACTCCGTTCAAAAGCAAGTGAAACTAATAGCCAATCTAAGTCTGAGAAAGACAGTGAAACAGATGCTTCTAAACCAACAGAAAAGCAAGCACAAAGTGAGTCTGAGCTAAGTGCTCAACCAAACGAATAAAAAGAAAGGCGAAGTAGCTAAGCTACCTCGTCTTTTTAGTCTTTATAAGATACAATGCCAATGATGGTATCCACCGCACGCTCCATGGTCTGAAGGCTGACGTATTCAAAACGTCCGTGCATGTTTTCACCTCCAGCAAAGATATTTGGAGTTGGAATACCCATAAAGGAAATCTTAGAGCCATCAGTCCCACCACGAATTGGTTCGATAATAGGCGTAATCCCTAGATCTTCCATAACAGTCTTAGCAATAGTAATAGGTGTCATGTCTTTCTCAATGACTTCCTTCATATTGTAGTACTGGTCTGTCAGAGTCAAGCTAACGCGATCATTCCCAAGCTCTTGATTCATCTTATCCGCAATAGACTGCATAGCCGCTTTACGAGCTTCAAAGGAATCCTTTTCAAAGTCACGAATGATGTAGCTTGCACGCGCCTCCTCGACACTACCTGTCACATCCATAAGATGATAGAAACCTTGGTAACCGTCTGTCAATTCAGGTCGGTCATTCTCTGGAAGTTGATTATGAAAATCAATCGCTAGCTGAAGGGCATTGACCATCTGTCCTTTAGCAGTACCAGGGTGAACATTGCGCCCTTGGAAATGAAGCTCAGCAGCAACGGCTGAGAAAGTCTCGTACTGAAGTTCTCCTAGCGGACCACCATCAACAGTATAGGCAAAGTCAACGTCAAAGTCATCTGCATCAAATTTATTAGCACCAACGCCAATTTCTTCATCTGGTCCAAAACCAACTCGAATCTCACAGTGTTTGATTTCGGGATGAGCAGTCAGATATTCAATTGCAGTCATAATCTCAGCAATTCCTGATTTGTCATCAGCACCCAGCAAGGTCGTGCCATCAGTTGTGATAAGCGTTTGGCCTGGATATTTCTCAAGACTCTTAAAGTCAGCTGGATCTAGTTTAAATCCAGAATCTCCTAAGTCGATAGCTCCACCATCGTAATTTTTGATGACTTGCGGATTAACTCCCTCAGCATTAAAGTCAGCTGTGTCCATGTGGGAGATGAAGCCAATCTTGCGTGTCAAGCTGGGATCATTAGCTGGTAAGGTACCAATGGCAAAACCATTTGGGAGGTAGTAAACATTTTGCAGACCGACACGTTTCATTTCAGGAATAAGAACATTGGTCGCAAAATCTATCTGGCTTTGCGTACTTGGAGTAGTAGTCGAGTGTTCATCAGAACGCGTATTGACCTTAACGTAGGTCAAAAAACGATCTAAAAGGTTCGGATAAGTCATAAAAACTCCTTTTACAATCATAAAATAGAATGCAAACTTCGGAAAAACCTTATTCTGAAAATTTCATGAATTTTGAAAAAATATAATAATTCAAATTCAATAGACTTTTAAATGAAATTTTGGATATTCTAGAATAAAATATATGCATTGATATTTTATGAGATTTTTTTATTCTTTTTTCATTTTACCATAGAATAGTTTGAAAGACAAAGAAGAATCATACTCTTTTATTGATTAATATAATATAAAATTAATCATATTAATTGACACTGCGTGAACTTTATTGTACAATTATCTTGTAAATGTCCTAGATTGATATAGTAACAATATTAGTACATTCT
This window of the Streptococcus sp. D7B5 genome carries:
- the pepT gene encoding peptidase T codes for the protein MTYPNLLDRFLTYVKVNTRSDEHSTTTPSTQSQIDFATNVLIPEMKRVGLQNVYYLPNGFAIGTLPANDPSLTRKIGFISHMDTADFNAEGVNPQVIKNYDGGAIDLGDSGFKLDPADFKSLEKYPGQTLITTDGTTLLGADDKSGIAEIMTAIEYLTAHPEIKHCEIRVGFGPDEEIGVGANKFDADDFDVDFAYTVDGGPLGELQYETFSAVAAELHFQGRNVHPGTAKGQMVNALQLAIDFHNQLPENDRPELTDGYQGFYHLMDVTGSVEEARASYIIRDFEKDSFEARKAAMQSIADKMNQELGNDRVSLTLTDQYYNMKEVIEKDMTPITIAKTVMEDLGITPIIEPIRGGTDGSKISFMGIPTPNIFAGGENMHGRFEYVSLQTMERAVDTIIGIVSYKD